A genome region from Anaerolineales bacterium includes the following:
- a CDS encoding c-type cytochrome: MGFRRLSSEHFARIALALAVIVVPLALAAAWWAARSSTSTPTIHGRVSEEGGWLPGTLRASVGSPLRLRLVSDDVVHGFAIGRSDEAPLDLPPGQVVETTLTFDQPGTYTFYCTRWCGPNHWRMRGVIEVSGGQPVVAEVQDPLYLSLGIDIDAPHPASAVPSVRPSAERGEALGIEMPAGLRSRQDFVRRAPAETWQTLRLDPSTRGLSDSRVWDLVAYLWRSTTTDEALGEGRALFAQNCAACHGEGGAGDGVMMAAAGIPAASASHLADGRPPSPADFTDSSIMLGASSALLQGKILRGGMGTGMPYWGPVLTEAQMWALTDYLWTFQFEETP, translated from the coding sequence GTGGGTTTTCGTCGCCTGAGCTCCGAGCACTTCGCCCGCATCGCCTTGGCGCTGGCGGTCATCGTAGTCCCGCTGGCGCTTGCCGCGGCCTGGTGGGCGGCGCGAAGCTCCACCTCGACCCCGACAATTCACGGCCGGGTGAGCGAAGAAGGCGGCTGGCTTCCGGGAACACTGCGCGCCAGCGTCGGGTCCCCGCTCCGCCTACGCCTGGTCTCCGACGATGTCGTCCACGGATTTGCCATCGGGCGAAGCGACGAGGCCCCGCTCGACCTGCCTCCAGGTCAGGTCGTGGAGACGACGCTGACCTTCGATCAGCCCGGCACGTACACTTTCTACTGCACCCGCTGGTGCGGTCCGAATCATTGGCGCATGCGTGGCGTCATCGAGGTTTCGGGCGGTCAGCCGGTGGTGGCCGAGGTTCAGGATCCCTTGTACCTGAGTCTTGGAATAGACATCGATGCGCCCCACCCTGCATCGGCCGTGCCTAGCGTGCGGCCATCAGCTGAGCGGGGAGAGGCTCTGGGGATCGAGATGCCCGCAGGGCTTCGATCGCGTCAGGACTTCGTCCGCCGCGCCCCCGCCGAGACGTGGCAGACGCTGCGCCTCGATCCATCCACGCGAGGTCTGAGCGACTCTCGGGTGTGGGACCTCGTCGCATACCTGTGGCGCTCGACAACGACCGACGAGGCGCTGGGCGAAGGGCGGGCGCTCTTCGCGCAGAATTGCGCCGCTTGCCACGGCGAGGGCGGCGCCGGCGACGGCGTCATGATGGCCGCGGCTGGGATCCCCGCCGCATCGGCCTCACACCTCGCCGACGGTCGCCCCCCCTCCCCGGCCGATTTCACGGATTCCTCGATCATGCTCGGGGCGAGTTCGGCACTGCTGCAGGGGAAGATCCTGCGGGGAGGGATGGGCACTGGGATGCCTTACTGGGGACCCGTGCTGACCGAGGCACAGATGTGGGCACTGACGGACTACCTTTGGACCTTCCAGTTTGAGGAGACGCCATGA